In Sardina pilchardus chromosome 10, fSarPil1.1, whole genome shotgun sequence, one genomic interval encodes:
- the lysmd4 gene encoding lysM and putative peptidoglycan-binding domain-containing protein 4, with translation MRRGESVPRAFLAPVDVHASVDGQVYMFQGREADSGGSSEDDEFNVMELRPRGRDSEERERERVGELLLLERDISQGDNLNKLALQYGCKVADIKRVNNLIQDQDLYALKSIKIPVKKHGILTETNSELREPEPGPSTQSTASVLTCDTPTECPPGRPQVQEYTDFLKEVDNDIERLIQTTEEEFLVDQEDPRRWGPRGQRLGSYGADWGIQWWNAVVAMLLIGIVLPIFYVVYFKTQDSGTAVLNDSGVNSSSSITTSNSSIASVSVLSPGSTVMDHLSKPHT, from the exons ATGCGGCGTGGAGAGTCTGTTCCGCGGGCCTTCCTGGCTCCTGTGGATGTCCATGCCAGTGTGGACGGGCAGGTGTACATGTTCCAAGGCCGAGAGGCAGACTCCGGGGGCTCTTCGGAGGACGATGAGTTCAACGTGATGGAACTGAGGCCCAGAGGCCGTGACTCGgaggagcgtgagagagagagggtgggcgAGCTACTGCTGCTGGAGAGGGATATCTCACAGGGGGACAATCTCAACAAACTGGCACTGCAGTATGGTTGCAAG GTGGCTGATATCAAACGAGTGAACAACCTGATTCAGGACCAGGACTTGTACGCATTGAAATCGATTAAAATTCCTGTGAAAAAGCACGGCATTCTCACAGAGACCAACTCGGAGCTCCGTGAGCCTGAACCAGGACCCTCGACTCAATCCACTGCCTCTGTCTTAACCTGTGACACTCCCACAGAATGCCCTCCTGGCAGGCCTCAAGTACAGGAGTACACAGACTTTCTCAAAGAGGTGGACAATGACATTGAGAGGCTCATTCAAACCACGGAGGAGGAGTTCTTGGTTGACCAGGAGGACCCGCGGAGGTGGGGGCCTCGTGGGCAGCGACTGGGCAGCTACGGGGCCGACTGGGGCATCCAGTGGTGGAACGCTGTGGTGGCCATGCTTCTCATTGGCATCGTGCTGCCCATTTTCTACGTGGTCTATTTCAAAACCCAAGACAGTGGAACAGCTGTTTTAAACGACAGCGGGGTGaacagctccagctccatcaCTACCTCAAATAGCTCGATTGCGAGTGTCAGTGTGTTGAGCCCTGGGAGTACTGTGATGGACCATTTAAGCAAGCCACACACATAA